The Amycolatopsis sp. DG1A-15b genome contains the following window.
TGTGGCTCACAGTCGCCCCTCGCGACGAGTAACCCGTCCGCGACGGGGAACGCCGCTTCCGACCGAGCATCGAGCGAGGAAGGGGCCGTTCATGGCCGAGCACGACGAGGACGTCATCGAGTTCCTGCAGCGCCAGCACCGGGAAATCCGCGAGCTGTTCACCGCGTTGGAGACCGCGGAGGACGACCGGCGGCGGGACCTGTTCCACGACCTCGTGCGGCTGCTCGCCGTGCACGAGACCGCCGAGGAACTGGTCGTGCACCCCGAGATCCGCGACCTCGAGCCCGCGGCGGAGCCCGTGGTCGACGCGCGGCTGGGCGAGGAGCACCGGGCCAAGGAACTGCTGACCACCCTGCAGAAGATGGGCCCGGAAGCCGACGGCTTCGACACCCTGCTCGTCCAGCTGCGCGAGGACGTGCTCGCGCACGCCGAGCACGAAGAGCGCGACGAGTTCCCGCTGCTGCGGGCGCACCGCCCGCCGGAGCGGCTGCGCGCGATGGCCGCGACCGCCAAGGTGGCCGAAGCGGCGGCGCCGACCCGGCCGCACCCCGGTGTCGAGAGCGCGAAGGCGAACCTGCTGCTGGGCCCGCCCGCGGCGATCATGGACCGGGCGCGCGACCTCATCCGTGGCGCGCTGGGAGGCTGAGCATGACCGAACCCGACGACGACGTCACCGATCCGGAGGAATTCGCCGAGGAAGCCGGCATCGACCCGACCCCGCAGGAGGTCGCCGAATACGAGGAGCTGGCGAAGAAGAACCCGCCCTGGTCGTCGCCGGACTGAGTGGGTACTCCCCGGGCATGGCAGCAGACCCGGCCCGCAAACTGCGG
Protein-coding sequences here:
- a CDS encoding hemerythrin domain-containing protein, whose amino-acid sequence is MAEHDEDVIEFLQRQHREIRELFTALETAEDDRRRDLFHDLVRLLAVHETAEELVVHPEIRDLEPAAEPVVDARLGEEHRAKELLTTLQKMGPEADGFDTLLVQLREDVLAHAEHEERDEFPLLRAHRPPERLRAMAATAKVAEAAAPTRPHPGVESAKANLLLGPPAAIMDRARDLIRGALGG